The Helianthus annuus cultivar XRQ/B chromosome 16, HanXRQr2.0-SUNRISE, whole genome shotgun sequence genome includes a window with the following:
- the LOC110915615 gene encoding solute carrier family 35 member F5, translated as MKNKTWRWVLGLIYIFAVATIWIAASFVVQSVVDEGVSPFLITYICNSLFVVYIPLVEIGRYLEDKCGSLLFLRSGDGTVSEVNQESEVVNLLVEKDVAVQTDVVINEAVDHDEVALASDVVLDQHANEGLDSKGRWTRTRLAKVSLLICPFWFLAQLSFNLSLKYTTVTSNTILSSSSSLFTFLVSLFFLGEKFTWIKLSSVLLCMGGTVIVSLGDSKAVTATAPNPALGDILALVSSAFYAIYITLIRKNIPDEDNDDEKTGKVSMAQFLGFLGLFNLVIFSPIALILHLTNIESFHTITLKQLGLIVGKGLLDNVLSDYLWAKAVLLTTTTVATAGLTIQVPLAAMVDTVIGNAPGFMDYIGAAAVMVGFAGINVPSNTCSTPKEASVELEENHTIDK; from the exons ATGAAAAACAAAACTTGGAGATGGGTTTTGGGTTTAATATACATATTTGCTGTTGCAACCATTTGGATTGCTGCAAGTTTTGTGGTTCAGTCGGTTGTTGATGAGGGCGTCTCACCGTTTCTCATCACGTATATATGCAATTCGTTGTTTGTGGTGTACATTCCGTTAGTGGAAATCGGGCGTTATTTGGAGGATAAATGTGGAAGTTTATTGTTTTTGAGAAGTGGAGATGGTACCGTCTCGGAAGTAAATCAAGAATCGGAAGTGGTTAACCTTCTTGTGGAAAAGGATGTGGCTGTTCAGACTGACGTTGTTATAAACGAAGCTGTTGATCATGATGAGGTGGCATTGGCAAGTGATGTAGTGTTGGATCAACATGCTAATGAAGGATTGGACTCGAAAGGGCGTTGGACCCGTACAAGACTTGCAAAAGTCAGCCTTTTGATTTGCCCGTTTTGGTTTCTTGCACAACTTTCGTTTAATCTTTCTCTCAAGTATACCACTGTCACG TCAAATACCATCTTAAGCAGTTCATCAAGCCTCTTCACCTTTTTGGTATCTCTTTTCTTCTTGGGAGAGAAGTTTACATGGATAAAGTTATCAAGTGTTCTTCTTTGCATGGGAGGTACTGTAATCGTCAGTTTAGGCGACTCAAAAGCCGTAACTGCAACAGCTCCAAACCCTGCTCTCGGAGATATTCTCGCTCTCGTTTCATCAGCCTTTTACGCAATTTACATCACCCTGATCCGTAAAAACATACCAGACGAAGATAACGATGATGAAAAAACCGGCAAAGTCAGTATGGCCCAGTTTCTCGGGTTTTTGGGGCTATTTAATCTCGTAATTTTCTCACCTATCGCCCTTATCCTTCATTTGACTAATATCGAGTCTTTTCATACCATTACATTGAAGCAGCTTGGTCTAATTGTGGGTAAAGGTTTATTGGATAATGTGCTTAGCGATTACTTATGGGCAAAAGCTGTTTTACTCACTACTACAACGGTAGCAACAGCAGGGCTCACAATTCAAGTGCCGTTGGCAGCTATGGTGGATACTGTGATAGGAAATGCACCAGGTTTTATGGATTATATTGGAGCTGCTGCGGTTATGGTTGGTTTTGCGGGCATTAATGTTCCGTCAAATACTTGTTCAACCCCCAAAGAAGCTAGTGTTGAACTTGAAGAAAATCATACGATAGATAAATGA